In Penaeus chinensis breed Huanghai No. 1 chromosome 2, ASM1920278v2, whole genome shotgun sequence, the following proteins share a genomic window:
- the LOC125036976 gene encoding cuticle protein AMP4-like yields the protein MKLIIAAVVMGVALAQDALSLDERPLVAIIHNAQSGPDETGVHSSDFEAENGIRFQFSGSQSIDGGASMVGAYSYPMEDGTLAEVTFVADENGYQPESSLLPVAPAFPHPIPEFVLKQIEFARQQEEAEARGEAVRRQDIGPTQGQGN from the exons ATGAAGCTG ATTATCGCCGCAGTCGTGATGGGCGTTGCTCTTGCCCAGGACGCATTATCGCTAGATGAACGCCCACTCGTGGCCATCATCCACAACGCCCAGAGTGGCCCCGATGAGACGGGCGTCCACAGCTCCGACTTCGAGGCCGAGAACGGCATTCGGTTCCAGTTCTCGGGATCGCAGAGCATCGACGGTGGAGCGAGCATGGTCGGCGCCTACAG ctacCCGATGGAGGACGGCACCCTGGCGGAGGTGACCTTCGTAGCCGACGAGAACGGCTACCAGCCCGAGTCCTCGctcctgcccgtggcccccgccttcccccaccccatccccgagTTCGTCCTTAAGCAGATCGAATTCGCTCGCCAGCAGGAGGAGGCCGAGGCCCGGGGCGAGGCTGTGCGCCGTCAGGACATCGGCCCGACTCAGGGCCAAGGAAACTGA